Part of the Nerophis ophidion isolate RoL-2023_Sa linkage group LG11, RoL_Noph_v1.0, whole genome shotgun sequence genome is shown below.
gggctcccggggaccataaagggtctcagtcattaaggCACCGCTGATGGAGTTCATTCTATAGCCATCAATACTtcattttgtcagcttccttcCACCTACCATGATGTTGGGCAGGGTGGCGTATCGTGGCGTGTTGAGCCTGAGGTCCGCTGTCAACACTGCAGGTGTGTTGATCTTAATGGTCTCCAGGCCGCCGTCGATCTCTCGCACCACTTTCAGCATGTTGCCCTCCAGCGTTACTTCTGAGGCAAAAGTACCCTGCAGGAATAATGACCCAGAGTGGAATAAGTTTGATTTAAGCTACGTTCAAAGTGGAGCTGAACTGTACAGGTTTAGAATTAGCTTGCTCAATGTAGAACATAGTGACCAGACTATGATGTATAAAGAGTATGGCCAACTTGGTTTCAGGCGATCTcttcaatgattggtcaaaaggcgcTCACgcgactacagggcgccatgactgctactcACTTTGAGCTGATGCTATAAGTTAGCGCCGCTTCCAATAGTGTTTCAACTTGTATAAATGCCCTGTTGCGCTgcttagggttgcaaaattccgggaatattcaaagttggaaactttgcataggaattaacgggaataatgggaattaatgggaaatgAATGGAAATAatcattgaatgcaacatgctagatcttgcagcatgattattagctaaaacaaactgatttaatgcaaattcagttgaATTTTAACCCTGCACtatgcattcctccatcacatgcacagataacTGCCAGCATTCTACACACAACAGCAggactattgaggccacactCGTATTTAATCCCAAGGACTGGTAATTGTTGATATTACTGgagtaaatatatttgatgtatggtatttaagtgtaatagaggtgtaattgcttgttactgtatgactgtagactactccagcagacttccactcaagctagctagctgttcctgtacttgttcaAGGAtttttggggccaatatctctagctagctaggtttatgtacaaacccttattccatatgagttgggaaattgtgttagatgtaaatataaacggaatacaatgatttgcaaatcattttcagcccatattcagttgaatatgcaacgaagacaacatatttgatgttcaaactgataaacatttttttttgcaaataatatttaactttagaatttgatgccagcaacacgtgacaaagaagttgggaaaggtggcaacaaatactgataaagttgaggaatgctcatcaaacacttatttggaacatcccacaggtgtgcaggctaattgggaacaggtgggtgccatgattgggtataaaagcagcttccatgaaatgcaaagtaattaacaaactaggatggggcgagggtcaccaatttgtaagcaaattgtcgaacagttttagaacaacatttctcaacgagctattgcaaggaatttagggattttaccatctatggtccgtaaaatcatcaaaaggttcagagaatctggagaaatcactgcacgtaagcgatgatataacagactttgatccctcaggcggtactgcatcaaaaaccgacattagtgtgtaaaggatatcaccacatgggctcaggaacacttaataaaaccactgtcagtaactacagttggtcgctacatctgtaagtgcaagttaaaactctgctatgcaaagcaaaacccatttatcaacaacaccaaggaacgccgctggctttgccaggcccgagctcgtctaagatggactgatgcaaagtggaaaagtgttctgtggtctgacgagtccacatttcaaattatatttggaaactgtggacgtggtgtcctccggaacaaagaggaaaatagttgaaaagccagcatctgtgatggtatgggggtgtattagtgcccaaggcatgggtaacttacacatctgtgatagcaccattaatgctgaaaggtccatacaggttttggagcaacatatgttgtcatccaagcaacgttatcatggacgcccctgcttatttcagcaagacaatgccaagctacgttatccaacagcgtggctttgtagtaaaagagtgtgggtactttcctggcccgcttgcagtccagacctgtctcccatggaaaatgtgtggcgcattatggagcgtaaaatacgacagcggagacccccgactgttgaacgcccgaagctctacataaaacaagaatgggaaataattccactttcaaagcttcaacaattagtttcctcagttcccaaacatttattgagtgttgtcaaaagaaaaggtgatgcaacacagtggtgaacatgccctttcccaactactttggcacgtgttgcagccattaaattccaagttaattattatttgcaaaaaaaaataaagttcatgagtttgaacatcaaatatcttgtctttgtagcataatcaactgaatatactttaagttgaaaaggatttgcaaatcattgtattccgtatatatttacagctaacacaatttaccaactcatatggaaacggggtttgtaccaccacagtctcataatgaacccaaaatatttctccgtcagctgtgatgctaattttctttatgttaaatcccattcatttacgCTAACAGTGTTAGCGATCCGAACTGACATTTTTGCGATGTGTAAAGTTTAAGTATCAAATACTAAATGAAAATGTGTTGTTTCCTCTGCCTTGTTTTATTGGAAGTTTATGAGCCTGAGTATGTTTATAACTATATATAGACTGGTAATATTTTGTCAGAAAAATGGACAGCAATGGCATACGTCCTTGGTAGAAGTCATTGCGCCTCTCCAGTGATAGTACAAGTGCTCCACCTGCTGACTACTCTGGTGAACTTCAAGATAACATATCCATACACCTTTGACCTGAGCTCAGCCGGTTGGTGCAGGATTAGTCTGGTGGCAACTGATACAGCTCATGTTGATAAGGTGGTTTAGAGGAGTGTATTGCACAACTATTTTCTCGTTTAATGGAAAGGAAAACATTTGTAAAATGAGTAACTTTAAACCAGCGTTCACACAATTATCAGTTGGAGGCTCTTTGATCAGCCCTTACCTGAGGCCAGTCCAGTAAGGCTGCCGTCATTTGTCCAGTCTGATTGCAGTCGTCATCTATGGCCTGTTCAAAGGAGTTCCGAGCGTCAGACAGCaggaggtgtttttttttctagaaagACATGTCTGTTTACCTGTTTTCCAAGGATTACAAGCTGAGCCTCTTCCTTCCTGGCCAAAGCAGCTAGGATCTTAGACACCTGCAGGGGTCCCATGTTGTCGTAGTCCTTCCCAGACACTTCCACGTGGATGCCACGGTCTGCTCCCATGGCCAGGGCGGTGCGGATGGTCTCCTACGGCGAGGATTTTCGATGAAGCGGGACAGGAAGCTCGACGACTTCTTGCAGGGAGACACCCACCTGTGCCTGCTGTGGGCCGCAGCTCACCGCCACCACCTCTTTGATCAGCTTCTTCTCCTTTAGCTTGACCGCCTCCTCCACGGCGATCTCGCAGAAAGGGTTCATTGAGTGTTTGACGCCATCCGTCACCACGCCGCTGTTGTCGGGCTTTACACGGATCTGTGGGGAAGAAAAACAATGGTACAAAGGGAGAGCCACATTGATAATATACACCAGGGATATTTTTGGGAGGCCGCATTTCCTGAAAGCTAAGGACTTTTTGTATATTCCTGAAAGCCAGCGTCCTCTATAgttgacatttgattttggtattTTGTTCGAGTTACAGAATCACTCTGCCGTTTTAAGGACCTTCagcaaaaaaaatagtcaaaaaacatgtctatacactaggggtgtaacggtacacaaaaatttcggttcagtagtcacggtttggttcattttcggtacagtaagaaaacaacaaaatataaatttttgggttatttatttacaaaatttgtaaacaatggctttatcctttcaacattgggaacactataataattttgcccacgttaatccacattaaagtgcctcaagttgttgctttgattaaataaaatgacaaaacctttcttctacatataaaaagtgcaacattaaacagtttcaagtcaactcatcgtgcttgatttattacagcatttgggaagcctgtagttgacttttattatgtaaatgttatatttttatcaacatgtgatagcagggaccctgccattcaacactaggctgctacattactgattaatgtaactattgctgaacaatttgtacaatagcaataggagagactaatcatccctgaacaccatggagttcaatgaaataacagacagacagggctttgctgcccctaacacacacacgcgcacacacacaaaaatgagctaacgttacactaaaagctgattagccttcacctcaagccagaaatgcgagcgagctgagcaacagtttaagtttctagaaggtcaacgggcttatagtgatgttagtaatagttgttgtgactgggaggtgttttttatcatttgggaAGAGTACGCTGtctgctgctcacctgctaaacatatATCTGCTCGAccctgaagcattgactacatgcgctctgaatacgccctgctgattggctgttacattgctctgaatacgcactgctgaatggctttgtatgtaaccaatcagatggttgtgtgggtgggtcaATGCTGGGTGCTtacacagaggcagaaagcagagcagcttgtgaagacttttgctcaaaaacttgttcggtacacccgcgtgcagaaccgaaacccccgtactgaaacggttcaatactaatacacgtaccgttacacacctACCATACACAAGTTACAACACGCACGAATATATAAAAAGAGGCGAATCCAATCGCAATTTTGGAGATAAAAATCAAAAATcgtttgttttctcaaaatcgtcCAGAAATACTTCAAGTTTCTCTGTACAACACGATATCTCTATAGTGGGTTTAGGAATGTGCTGcgaaaatgtttgtctcccaggtTTTGAACAGAACTCATGGGCTGGTGCGGTGTCATTACCGGGCCAGCTTTGGCCCCTGGGCCGCCAGCTGAATAGCCCTGATATAGACTATATTGGTCTGTAACAGAGTGAAGAATAATTGTGAAAACGGTTCAGATTATATACTAACTTTCATTGCATTGCAGGGGAAAAGTTCAAGTGGGTGCCTATCATTGTTACACAACAGGACAACTTCCAGCGAGCCACTTTGATGAAAAATTAAAGGCAGCACACAAAGAAAGTATCTTTTACACCCCGGTCATGTTAAATAATAATCAAATTAAATGCATACTAATAAACGTATGGCCGATTGTCATTGCTATAATGATTTAATTAAATGCATACTAAAATTATGTAAAAAGATTTGGACTATTGTCATTGCAATATTAATGAAATTAAATGCATACTAATATTATGTAAAAAGGTTTGGAATATTGTCATTGCTATAATAATGAAATTAAATGCATACTAATATTAGTAAAAAAAGGTTTAGGCTATTGTGTTTACTATAATAATGAAATTAAATGAATATTAAAATGATGTAAAAAGGTTTGGACTATTGTCATTGctataataattaaattaaatgcaTACTAACATTATGTAAAAATGTTTGGACTATTGTCATTGCTATAATAATGAAATTAAATGCATACTAATATTATGTAAAAAGGTCTGGACTATTATCTTTGCTATAATATTGATATTAAATGCATATCCATATTAGTAAAACAAGGTTTGGACTATTGTCATTGCTATAATAATGAAATTAAATGCATACTAATAAACGTAAGGCCGATTGTCATTGCTATAATGATTTAATTAAATGCATATTAATATTATGTAAAAAGGTTTGGACTATTGTCATTGCTatattaataaaattaaatgCATACTAATATTGTGTAAAAAGGTCTGGACTATTGTCATTGCTCTAATAATGAAATTAAATGCATACTAATATTAGTAAAAAAAGATTTGGACTATTGTCATTGCTATAATAATGAAGTTAAATGCATACTAATATTAGTAAAAAAAGATTTGGACTATTGTTATTGCTATAACAATGAAATTAAATGCATACTAATATTATGTAAAAAGGTCTGGActatagacagatagatagtactttattgattccttattGTCTTTGATATAATATAGATATTAAATGCATACCCATATTAGTAAAACAAGGTTTGGACTATTGTCATTGCTATAATAATGAAATTAAATGCatactaaaattattttaaaaggttTAGACTATTGTCATTGCTATATTAATGaaattaaaggccgactgaaaccctctactaccgaccacgcagtctgatagtttatatatcaatgatgaaatatta
Proteins encoded:
- the etfb gene encoding electron transfer flavoprotein subunit beta — its product is MSGRVLVGVKRVIDYAVKIRVKPDNSGVVTDGVKHSMNPFCEIAVEEAVKLKEKKLIKEVVAVSCGPQQAQETIRTALAMGADRGIHVEVSGKDYDNMGPLQVSKILAALARKEEAQLVILGKQAIDDDCNQTGQMTAALLDWPQGTFASEVTLEGNMLKVVREIDGGLETIKINTPAVLTADLRLNTPRYATLPNIMKAKKKKIANMKPADLGVDMTSRLEVVRVDEPPQRLAGIKVESVEDLVAKLKETGRI